In the genome of Urocitellus parryii isolate mUroPar1 chromosome 7, mUroPar1.hap1, whole genome shotgun sequence, the window TCTTTCACCATAACATGAAACGCTACCATGGCAAATGCTACTCATCCCACTATTAAGTGACACAAGCAAGCAGACCTTTGGCACCCAGCATCCCACAGTAGGAACATCCACTAATCTGGCAGAGTGCACGTGCATGGCTCTGCTCCTTAACAGCTTTCCTCTCCCAGGAGTTCTTATGCCTTCCAGACCTGTCCTCTGTGCCTCAACTTCCCAACCTAAGAAACACACAGAACTAgcacttcctcttccttcctcaccaCTCAAACCGCTGGGAAAGGCACCCTTGGCTCACCTCCAGTTTCAATGCAGGGGTAGGGTGGAGGAGGCTCTCTCCAGTTCCCACTGGAGTCTTTCATGTGAGATCGGTCGGAAGCAAAGTTCTTCAGGTAGGAATCTGCACGGATCACTCTAAATTTCCTGCAAATCAATCAACAGAACTTATGTTAGGGAGATGTCACATTGGGAATTCTAACTCAGCTTTTAGATAGACTCATCTTCTATGACATGCACAAAACTACTCATGCATTTTTATCCTGTTAGTAATATAAAGCTTTATTACCTATTAAAATACTCTATGGGAAATGACTAAAGTCTAAAGATATGAAGGTACAGAAATATACCTACCTAGTTGCCTTTATTTACTCAATTGTGATTCAGGCAAAGGGCATGATCTTCTGGAGTTGGCCTCACAGTTCTCTTAATTTTGGCAGCATGAGAATCCCCACCCCTACCCATCAAAGGAGAGTATGAGAGAACCTCCCAGGGTGCCCCCCAAAACATGTTTGAGATCTCATCACAAATTTTTAAGACTGCCAACCTTTAATATGATGTATAACCTTCAAAGCTCTAACATATTGTTTTTACTCTCCTGTGTAGCAAGCACATCATTCTCAAGTATCAACTCAGTATTGAGGCCAAGCAAGGTAAGTGATCtttacaaaacaaatacaaaagaagggaagaaaatagaaagaaccTCTGTGCAATTGCCAAATCCTTACGTCAGACACTAATTCATCCTGAATGTCCTCACCTCCTAAACTGTGGATGAATGTCATCGTCAGACTTAAAGGCCTCTTCTACGTAAGTGTCAAAGGGGCAGGGAAATGGCAAGACAGTATCGAGATCATAAATGAAGCTCTGTCCTCCACTTGACACATGAAGCAAAACAACATGGTAATCCTAGAAGTAAAAATTGCTGATGTTAACCAAGTTACTCTAGGATGACAAATCGCAAGGTCCCATGAGCAATGCACATATATTATCACAAAAACAGATACAAGACGAATACAGCCCTCCTTAAAAacagcagaatttttaaaaagcaaacaaaaagccctgaaaataaactaaatgtCCACTGACAGAGAAATGgctaagaaataaaggaaatgttcATTTATGTTAAATGCATATCCTTCAACCCAATAATACTACCTCTAGTAAACTGTCTTACAGGGAAATGGTCATATGCAGGCAAAGGTATATGTACAAAGAAAACCTCTGCATCATtgttaataacaatgaaaattctGAAACAGCCCCAAGTCTTTCAATAAAACAGTGGTTAATAAACTATGATACAGCCACATATTAGCATACTATACAACTACTGAAACAAATAGGcaaatttatatggaaaactgaaaaatatccaTTATCTATTATTACCTACTATTATTAAAACTATATGTATATTAGGACACACATGTACACTTGGAagtatatacacatgcatgtgaAGTAGAGGGAAAACTCTACAAGGATACCCTCTGCTATAGTCTGGATATTAAATGCCCCCCAAAAtcccatatgttaaaggcttagACCCCAGAATGGCACTATGAggaggtgatggaacctttagAGGCAAGACCTAGTGGGAAGTCTTCTGGGCACTGGAGATATGCCTTTCATGGAGACCATGggaccccagcccttctttttctttctcccctcaccaatgaggtaagcagctttgccCCACCATGCACTCCCGCCTTGacgtgctgcctcaccacagccccAAAAGCAACTGATCATGAACCAAAACCTCTAAAACTGAGAGACACAATAAACCTTTGctctttataagctgatttaTCTTAGGTGTTTGTTAAAGTgtcagaaagctgactaacaccctCCAAATTTTTAACAAAGGGGACTTCTTGAGTTCAGTGTGGAAAGAGTCTAAAGGACTTATATATCCAGTTTTGTACTActtttctaattaaaacaaagaaaaaaagaactttttaaaaaaagtcagccATGCTCTCATCTGTAGCCATGAAGGGAGAAGGATAAAAGTTGTGCCACCCAATTTTGTTACAGAGCAGATATTACTTCCTACTCTCACTCCCAGATACAAGGCACTACTAACACCAGCTAATAAGGGCCAAAAGGGTTTCAGGATTATCAGGGGAATATGAGTAGACTGGTGCTTTGgcccctcaggaaaaaaaatgctctccACAGACAACAGCACACCAAAATAAATCTCAATATAACAACATTAGTAATAACTTCTTTTATTCCTACAGTACTTTAGAGTTCACAAGGCACTTATTCCATCTGAGCCCTGCAAAGTCCCTGTGAGGTGGGAAAGTTAATTGAGACTGGAAACATACCATCAGCATGAAAGCTTCCCTTGGCTCCAACTCCATCCCTAGTAGAGCAGAAATAACATCAGAAATGGATGCTTCCTCCCTGCACTCCTTTTATCCTTCAAGATAAATGGACTAAAAGCTGCAGCCCCTTCTGGCCCACCACTTCCTTCCGCTGGGCTTGCTCGTGTTACACATTCCCCCACCGTAGCAGCAACCTTCTCCACCTCTCTCCACCAAACAAGCTCTGGCTCAAAGGCTTTCTCTCTCAGGAATGTGCTTTTCGTCTTTCCTAACCCCTGCCAGAAGTAATCTCTACCTTACCCAAAATCTATTTCTGTTAACATCTTCAATTCCTATCATTAGTTTTCACAAGGGTGAAAAAAATAAGTCTTACCCTCAGGGGTCAGTAGAGAAATGTAGGGTAATCAGAAGAGAATGGATGCAGTACCGCGTGATGAAGAGAAAGAACAGGAGCACACACAGCTTGTACGGGGAAGAGCCTGCCCAAAGCTCAGTCCCTCCATttcccagcctcagcttcctcttaTAAACTGGAGATAACTGGAGTGTCTACCTCGTAGAGTTAATGGGACAGGGAGTATGTCAATGCTCATCCTTTTCAAAAGCCAATCAAGAAACAGAGGGGACTGGGATCCACCTGCCAAGGACAGCATCACTCAAATCCTGCTTGAGAGCTTTCCAGAAAGAAGACAATCTGTGGAAAACCAAGAGCAACCACACCCCAGTCAGTCAGGCCCATATTCCTACTCAGCACATGGCTGCTGGGCTTGGGGGGAAGAGGTCTCACAGTGTATATGTGGAGTCATGAAACAAACAGGTGGTTCAGTGTTTGCCCAGCTGCCAGGAAATAACCCACTGGGCTGGAAGCAGGATACCCCTCTGGGAGGGGATCTGCTCCTGGAGGCTGGATTGCCCTACCTGCTCAGCAAGGCCAACCCATTTCCTATAAGAGGACAGCACTGAGACAAAGATAAATCTGCCAGGCTGTGGGGAGACTTCCTGCAGCAGGATTGTGCACCCTGAGCTGCCATGAGATGTGGTGGAAGGGATGTGTCCACAGGTCCTTTCCCAGGAAGCCTCCGCAGACGGGGAGCAGCTGAGCAGTTCAGCAGCAGGGTTGAACTCCTAGAGAAGGTGGACAGCCTGCAATAGGAGTTATGTAGCATTGCCAACAATAGCCACCAAACaccaactttaaaattttttttttcatattgaagaTTGCATCCAGGGTGCTTCatcaccaagctacatctccagccctttttatttttttattttgagataggatctcattaagttactgagactggtctcaagtttgtgatcctcctgcctcagcctcccaagttactgggattacaggcatgtgccaccatacccagcccacCTCTTCTTAGGTGTCCTCTTCGTTACCTCATTTAAGCATTACAACCTCACTAACACTGAAGAGACAGGCTATGTAACTAGTCAAACCCCTGCTCCTAACTGGGACTTAAACCCCTGCTCCTAACCACAACCGTGCTAGGTTTGGGCTTTGATGTTGGTATAAAAGATCAAGATAGAGACAGAAATTCTGTGAGTCTCCAAGTTTTAGTCTGCTTTGTGACTGCTATATAAAAGGCACCAATTATCCTATGTGAAATAAATGGAGACAATTCAAACAATACATCATAATCTTGAGTAGGTATGTAGAAATTAGGAGTTTGTTAcgttattatttataaaattcttctTTAACTTTTTCTCCATCATTACTAATAAACAATTCCATTCTTCAGGAAGACAGGTTAAAATGACACACAGAGGTGTACAGGAAAGAACCCAGGTCTAAGACCCAGTTCTTCCACTGACCTTGAGCTACTCACTCGCTATGCCTTTCTGTGGTTGTTTTATCATctaaaaaatgaaggcattggaGTGGATATCTCTGTGTGGGTGCATGCACATGtgctttgtcttttgttttagaTCCATGTCTTTCAAATGGAGATGATGTTCAGCCAGGAGTGTATTAAGAGCACTATTTATGAACCTCTTTCTAGATGAACCAACCCAGGAATCTATAATTTTAACTACTCTCCAGATAGCTCTAATATGCAGCTGGACTGCATACTGATAAAAGTTCCtttcaggggctgaggttgtagctcagtggtagagcacttgcctggcacatgtgaggtcctgggttcaatcctcagcaccacataaaaaataaataaacaaaataaaggtgttgtgtccatctagaatttaattttttttttctaaagttccTTTCAGTGCTAAAAGGATAAGTCCAGAAGATCACAAATATGTCTCCTACACTggccatttaaaaatcattcctaGAGCTCTCTTCCTGGAAGCAGCCTGAGACAATCTGTGAAAATGATTTGCTACTCTCTTAACTCAGAAAATCCCACAAAAATCATGCAAATCAAGAAGTTCAAATCTTTGTGTTCACTTTATACACATCTGTGAAACTTCCCAGGCCATCACAGGTGTGTGTATCTGAAAAGACGTACATATCTGAAAGATGTCCCTTTAAAGAAGCAAGGTGTACGATTCTAGCATTACAATGATGAAA includes:
- the Ntaq1 gene encoding protein N-terminal glutamine amidohydrolase isoform X3; its protein translation is MELEPREAFMLMDYHVVLLHVSSGGQSFIYDLDTVLPFPCPFDTYVEEAFKSDDDIHPQFRRKFRVIRADSYLKNFASDRSHMKDSSGNWREPPPPYPCIETGDSKMNLNDFISMDPEVGWGAVYTLSEFVHRFSSNY
- the Ntaq1 gene encoding protein N-terminal glutamine amidohydrolase isoform X2, with the translated sequence MEGDVAAATLYQPASPPRDACVYSSCYCEENIWKLCEYIKNHNQYPLEECYAVFISNERKMIPIWKQQARPGNGPVIWEFNPAAELLSCSPSAEASWERTCGHIPSTTSHGSSGCTILLQEVSPQPGRFIFVSVLSSYRKWVGLAEQVGQSSLQEQIPSQRGILLPAQWVISWQLGKH